One genomic region from Caldisericum sp. encodes:
- a CDS encoding SIS domain-containing protein gives MHKEIQESVKLIKEYSQRKTEFEGIYKKISNYAPNTVIFISRGTSDNAATYGKYVFEYAFSIPSSFASFSLYTWYKRYPKLKNVLGIAISQSGETEDVVKVVETFNKENALSIGITNNENSRLYKISDIPFLLRGGEEHSVSATKTYTLTLMFFLHLANFVLKDIDFESLHKGVLYVLKNEDYIAKLTERYKFAKHFFILGRGFNYPTALEFALKLRETSIVNAVGFSSVDFLHGPIASLTNETPVIFFLPKDETYDSNLAILKRIKDEGGDVLVVSDVEGLNNLSFKIPSVSTLLYPVVFAIFLQLFSFYLSREKGLNPDKPSKLKKVTYGI, from the coding sequence ATGCATAAAGAAATTCAGGAATCCGTAAAACTTATTAAAGAGTATTCTCAAAGAAAAACCGAATTTGAGGGTATTTATAAAAAAATATCAAACTATGCTCCAAACACCGTTATTTTTATTTCAAGAGGGACTTCTGATAATGCTGCAACTTATGGGAAGTATGTTTTTGAATATGCTTTTTCTATACCATCTTCCTTTGCTTCATTTTCTCTTTACACCTGGTATAAAAGGTACCCAAAACTTAAAAATGTCCTTGGAATAGCGATAAGCCAATCAGGTGAAACTGAAGACGTCGTTAAAGTCGTTGAAACTTTTAACAAAGAGAATGCACTTTCAATAGGAATCACAAATAACGAGAACTCAAGACTTTACAAAATCTCAGATATTCCTTTCTTACTTAGGGGAGGAGAGGAGCATAGTGTTTCTGCAACTAAAACTTATACTTTGACTCTTATGTTTTTCCTTCATCTTGCAAATTTCGTACTCAAGGATATTGACTTTGAAAGTCTTCACAAAGGAGTTCTGTATGTTCTGAAAAACGAGGATTATATCGCTAAACTTACAGAAAGATATAAGTTTGCAAAACACTTTTTTATCTTAGGGAGAGGCTTTAATTATCCTACAGCCCTTGAGTTTGCGCTGAAATTAAGGGAAACTTCAATTGTAAATGCAGTTGGTTTTTCATCTGTCGATTTTTTGCATGGACCAATTGCTTCGCTTACCAATGAAACACCTGTTATATTCTTTCTGCCAAAAGATGAGACTTATGATTCCAACTTAGCGATTTTAAAGAGGATAAAAGATGAAGGTGGCGATGTTTTAGTTGTAAGTGATGTTGAGGGATTGAATAACCTTTCTTTTAAAATTCCTTCAGTTTCAACGCTTCTTTATCCTGTTGTATTTGCTATATTTTTGCAACTTTTCTCATTCTACCTATCAAGAGAAAAGGGGCTTAATCCCGATAAACCATCAAAATTAAAGAAGGTGACTTATGGAATATAA
- a CDS encoding anhydro-N-acetylmuramic acid kinase yields the protein MKAIGIMSGTSLDGITVSLIESGLNGEDFKVLNYKTYPFEESLKDLIRDVSERGTTKDISNLHYKLGKLYAEVVSEFIKDLEIDASSIEVIGLHGQTIYHEDRVSTLQIGEPSYLAVETHIDVVSNFRAKDIALSGNGAPLIPYFDYLVFKDFAPIVLQNLGGISNLTFVKDKDINNVIAFDIGPSNMLLDGLSKALFDVPYDEDGKLASNGKINDEVLSYLLSHPYLKRNPPKSAGRNEFGDEFLKEILNEFYYSGKINKFDLIATANFFVAYSIYDAYKRFLGEVPPVVVLSGGGSKNRTLVSNLKKLLGNTELKFSDDFGIPSESKEASAFALYALRTKYRKKCGIPKTTGAKDMSIWGCITYGE from the coding sequence ATGAAAGCGATAGGCATAATGAGCGGGACTTCTCTTGATGGAATAACCGTTTCTCTTATAGAAAGCGGGCTTAACGGAGAGGATTTTAAGGTTTTAAACTATAAAACATATCCATTCGAGGAATCACTTAAAGACTTAATTCGAGATGTATCCGAAAGAGGAACTACAAAGGATATATCTAATTTGCATTACAAACTTGGTAAACTTTATGCTGAAGTAGTTTCTGAATTTATTAAAGATCTTGAAATCGATGCATCATCTATTGAAGTAATAGGACTTCACGGTCAAACGATTTATCATGAGGATCGAGTTTCAACTCTACAGATAGGTGAACCTTCTTATTTAGCAGTAGAAACTCATATCGATGTAGTATCCAATTTCAGGGCGAAAGATATAGCGCTATCGGGAAATGGAGCTCCACTTATTCCATACTTTGATTATCTTGTTTTTAAAGATTTTGCTCCAATCGTTTTACAGAATCTTGGTGGTATCTCTAATCTCACATTTGTAAAGGATAAAGATATTAATAATGTTATTGCATTCGATATAGGTCCTTCTAATATGCTTCTTGATGGTCTTTCAAAGGCACTTTTTGATGTTCCATATGATGAAGATGGAAAATTAGCAAGTAATGGCAAGATTAACGATGAAGTTTTGTCGTATCTCTTATCACATCCATATTTAAAGAGAAATCCTCCGAAAAGTGCAGGTAGAAATGAATTTGGTGACGAATTTCTTAAGGAGATCCTTAATGAGTTTTATTATTCTGGTAAGATAAACAAATTTGATTTAATAGCAACTGCAAACTTTTTTGTTGCATACTCCATTTATGATGCTTACAAGCGTTTCCTGGGCGAAGTGCCTCCTGTGGTTGTCCTTTCAGGTGGGGGAAGCAAAAACAGGACACTTGTTTCAAATTTAAAAAAACTTTTAGGAAACACCGAACTTAAGTTTTCAGATGATTTCGGAATTCCATCAGAATCAAAAGAGGCGTCTGCCTTTGCACTGTATGCTCTTAGGACAAAATACAGGAAAAAATGCGGAATTCCAAAAACTACAGGTGCGAAAGATATGTCAATTTGGGGGTGCATAACTTATGGAGAATGA
- a CDS encoding amidohydrolase family protein has product DRLVLVTDAIEATNLKDGIYKLGNYDVFVSDGTARLKDGTLAGSILTMDRGFKNLVKFGDFSFGDAVVSSSLLPSRSIGEKMLGDIKVGKFASFVCMDESLNVKKTIVKGKIVYEG; this is encoded by the coding sequence AGATAGACTTGTCCTCGTAACCGATGCAATTGAAGCAACAAACCTCAAAGATGGTATTTACAAACTCGGGAACTACGATGTATTTGTAAGCGATGGAACTGCAAGGTTAAAAGACGGAACACTTGCGGGCTCTATTCTGACTATGGATAGAGGATTCAAGAACTTAGTTAAATTTGGTGATTTTTCTTTTGGTGATGCGGTAGTATCTTCATCTCTACTTCCTTCAAGAAGCATTGGTGAAAAAATGCTTGGTGATATAAAAGTAGGCAAGTTTGCAAGTTTTGTATGTATGGATGAATCGTTAAATGTTAAGAAAACAATTGTAAAAGGTAAAATTGTTTACGAGGGATAA
- a CDS encoding beta-lactamase family protein, translating to MKIREILDKSLEENVATGLAFAVLRKDKVIFEYTAGKTGEEGEPINENTLFDLASLTKVVFTTPVILRLVEDGLISLKDPISYYLKDFPTNVTLLNLITHTAGLKAWIPLFSDDLSLTTEEPHDVKPITKTEALEKIKKFGFVRLPNEVVEYSDLGFILLGFIIEDVLQKPLKEIAREFYDDLGMFDTGFEAKGSVVETELVKGIHIKGVVHDENARALGGASGHAGLFSNLKDLETFSLLILNEGKFLDKTLLTPFSFKLIRTTFTEGLNEERTVGFVKGKSLNIAPDFAPDDSIGHSGFTGTSIFFDFENSISIILLTNRVYFGRKNMLHMHLRRVVSNKVYTELL from the coding sequence ATGAAAATAAGAGAAATACTTGATAAATCATTAGAAGAAAATGTTGCAACTGGCTTAGCGTTTGCAGTCTTAAGGAAGGATAAGGTCATTTTTGAATATACCGCTGGAAAAACCGGGGAAGAAGGAGAACCTATTAACGAAAATACACTTTTTGACCTTGCATCTCTAACAAAGGTTGTGTTTACCACTCCCGTTATTTTGCGTCTTGTCGAGGATGGTCTTATTTCACTAAAAGATCCAATTAGCTATTACTTAAAAGATTTCCCCACAAATGTTACGCTTCTTAATCTTATAACTCATACGGCTGGGTTAAAAGCATGGATTCCACTTTTTTCTGATGATCTAAGCCTTACTACTGAAGAACCTCACGATGTCAAACCAATAACTAAAACCGAGGCTTTAGAGAAGATTAAAAAATTTGGTTTTGTAAGACTACCAAACGAGGTTGTAGAATATAGTGACCTTGGATTCATCCTTCTTGGGTTCATCATTGAGGATGTTCTTCAAAAACCCCTTAAAGAAATTGCAAGGGAATTCTATGATGATTTGGGAATGTTCGATACAGGATTTGAAGCAAAGGGGAGCGTTGTAGAGACAGAGTTAGTTAAAGGTATTCATATTAAAGGTGTTGTCCATGACGAGAACGCAAGGGCATTGGGTGGTGCTTCTGGACATGCAGGGCTTTTTTCAAATTTGAAAGATCTTGAGACATTTTCGTTACTTATATTGAATGAGGGTAAATTTTTAGATAAGACACTATTAACTCCCTTTTCTTTTAAACTTATAAGGACAACTTTTACAGAAGGGCTTAATGAAGAAAGAACAGTTGGCTTTGTTAAGGGGAAGTCTCTAAATATTGCACCTGATTTTGCTCCCGACGACTCAATTGGCCACTCTGGATTTACAGGGACTTCCATCTTTTTTGATTTCGAAAACTCTATTTCTATTATTCTTCTTACAAACAGAGTTTATTTTGGAAGGAAAAATATGTTGCATATGCACCTTAGGAGAGTAGTTTCGAATAAGGTCTACACGGAGTTACTATGA
- a CDS encoding C40 family peptidase — MFFVNKPYSNMYSKPFEGEVISQVIMGEKVEVLETINSFVKIQASDGYVGYVNDDAIIEAEDVKDIVIIKEPLVNAYFEPSVKSKLVYTLPIGSILINGMRRENGYHLVKNFSGDNFYIQENTFIETQFPFRYQKQNCKNILKTALQFLNVPYFWGGKTPFGFDCSGFVQTVFALNGYNLKRDAYMQAEMDIFGTVDITDLKPCDLIFFGKDRINHVAIFIGADRFIHATTTYVPKVQISKLDEFWISKIALIRRLNW; from the coding sequence ATGTTTTTTGTGAATAAGCCTTACTCAAATATGTATTCAAAGCCATTTGAAGGTGAGGTTATCTCTCAGGTTATAATGGGAGAAAAAGTTGAAGTTCTTGAGACGATTAATTCATTTGTAAAGATCCAGGCGTCCGATGGATATGTGGGATATGTGAATGATGATGCAATAATAGAGGCAGAAGATGTTAAGGATATAGTTATTATAAAAGAACCGCTTGTTAATGCTTATTTTGAGCCATCAGTTAAGTCTAAACTTGTTTATACACTCCCCATAGGAAGCATACTTATAAATGGTATGCGAAGAGAAAACGGCTACCATCTTGTAAAAAATTTTTCAGGAGATAATTTTTACATCCAGGAAAACACATTTATTGAAACACAATTTCCCTTTAGATACCAAAAACAAAATTGTAAAAATATTTTAAAAACTGCTCTACAATTTCTAAATGTGCCATATTTTTGGGGTGGAAAAACTCCCTTTGGTTTTGACTGTTCTGGATTTGTTCAGACAGTTTTTGCTCTTAATGGTTATAATTTGAAAAGAGATGCCTATATGCAGGCTGAGATGGATATTTTTGGAACAGTTGATATAACTGATTTAAAGCCATGCGATTTAATTTTCTTTGGGAAGGATCGTATTAATCATGTTGCTATATTCATAGGGGCAGATAGATTCATTCATGCAACAACCACTTATGTTCCAAAGGTGCAGATAAGTAAGTTGGATGAATTCTGGATCTCAAAAATTGCTCTTATAAGGAGGCTCAATTGGTAA
- a CDS encoding amidohydrolase family protein, whose amino-acid sequence MEYKVFKVSRCYCPEFIESELFIEVVNGVIVSISDKLHTTDFIDLSDFLVMPGFVDVHIHGFEGVDVNRDGIGGIKKMSKELPKTGVVAFLPTLVSDSKENILKILEDFNPNDDFEGAIPLGIHLEGVFINPKKHGAMDERFFVKPDIDYAKELIRHGNVRKFTVAPELENAIP is encoded by the coding sequence ATGGAATATAAAGTATTTAAAGTTTCAAGGTGCTACTGCCCAGAATTCATAGAAAGCGAATTATTTATAGAGGTTGTTAATGGTGTTATTGTTTCTATTAGCGACAAACTTCATACAACGGATTTCATTGATCTTAGCGATTTTTTGGTCATGCCTGGTTTTGTTGATGTGCACATTCACGGTTTTGAAGGGGTAGATGTAAATCGTGATGGTATAGGTGGCATTAAAAAAATGTCGAAAGAACTCCCCAAAACAGGTGTAGTTGCGTTTCTTCCAACGCTTGTTTCCGATTCCAAAGAAAATATTCTTAAGATTTTAGAAGATTTTAATCCGAATGATGATTTTGAGGGCGCAATTCCACTGGGTATTCACCTTGAAGGAGTTTTTATAAATCCAAAAAAGCATGGAGCAATGGATGAAAGATTTTTTGTAAAACCTGATATTGATTATGCAAAGGAATTAATCAGGCATGGTAATGTAAGGAAGTTTACGGTTGCACCAGAACTTGAAAATGCAATTCC
- a CDS encoding LD-carboxypeptidase, protein MVKAEHLKSGDRVAVVSLASTPFKEKFDRGIKFLKDYGLDVVIDEHIFDEYGYLAGSDKTRADILNEYFGDKSIKAIFSTCGGYGSGRILPYLDFDIICKNPKIFVGYSDITSLHLALNKKCGLITFYGQMVAVDLGKDENSHTLMRYLMDKTFTPMFKFDAMRPLNKGIARGKLFGGCLTLVDALIGTEFEIESKDSIFFFEEVEEHFHDIDRMLLHLKLSKKLEEFNGFLAGDMVDITQKDKKRATLTLDEIYKDYLIETNKPVISNFPSGHGEVFVPLPLGVSVELNADENYVKIIEGSVS, encoded by the coding sequence TTGGTAAAAGCAGAGCATTTAAAGAGCGGCGACAGGGTTGCTGTTGTCTCTCTTGCAAGCACACCTTTTAAAGAAAAATTTGATAGAGGGATTAAGTTTTTAAAGGATTACGGATTAGATGTTGTTATCGATGAACATATTTTCGATGAATATGGATATCTTGCAGGAAGTGACAAAACAAGAGCAGATATTTTAAATGAATATTTCGGGGATAAATCTATCAAGGCAATTTTTTCTACCTGTGGCGGGTATGGGAGTGGACGAATTCTACCCTATCTTGATTTTGATATAATTTGTAAAAATCCAAAAATCTTTGTCGGATATTCAGATATAACTTCTCTACATCTTGCGCTTAATAAGAAATGCGGACTTATCACTTTTTATGGACAGATGGTTGCAGTTGATCTTGGTAAAGACGAAAACTCTCATACGCTTATGCGCTATCTTATGGATAAGACTTTTACACCTATGTTTAAATTCGATGCAATGAGACCTCTGAATAAGGGTATTGCAAGAGGAAAACTTTTTGGCGGTTGCCTTACGCTTGTAGATGCACTTATTGGAACTGAATTTGAAATTGAAAGTAAAGATTCTATATTCTTTTTCGAAGAAGTTGAAGAGCATTTTCATGATATTGATAGAATGCTTTTACACCTGAAATTATCAAAAAAATTGGAAGAATTTAATGGATTTCTTGCAGGCGATATGGTTGATATAACTCAAAAGGATAAAAAAAGAGCAACGCTTACACTTGACGAGATTTATAAAGACTATTTAATTGAAACAAACAAACCGGTTATTTCTAATTTTCCCTCAGGTCATGGCGAGGTTTTTGTTCCGCTTCCTTTGGGTGTATCAGTTGAACTAAATGCAGATGAGAATTATGTTAAGATTATCGAAGGGAGTGTCTCATAA